The Homo sapiens chromosome 6 genomic scaffold, GRCh38.p14 alternate locus group ALT_REF_LOCI_2 HSCHR6_MHC_COX_CTG1 genomic interval aacccgggaggcagaggtcacagtgagccaagatcatgccactgcactccagctggtgacagaggaagactctgtctcaaacaacaacaacaacaaaacattaaatGATTACAACTTAAAGTGATTCAAAAGATgtacaaatatgtgtgtatatagataagAGACCAAATGTGGCAAATGTTAACTGCTATATTTAGTTAGAGAAGATACATTCATTACACAATTCTTTTTTTGACACATGGTctttctctatcacccaggcttgagtgcagtggcacaatcttggctcactgcagcctcgacctcccgggttcatgtaatcttcccacatcagcctcacAAGTAAGCTTGgtgtacaggtgcccaccaccaggcctagctaatttttgtatttttagtcgagacagggtttcgccatgttgtccaggctggcctcaaactcctgacctcaggtgatacacccacctcggcctcccaaagtgcttggattacaggcataagccaccgcgaccggccatATGCTGTTTCTTAATCTGGTGCTGGCTACATGGGTGTGTTCACGATGTGATAATTCATCTGTGCTACTCCTGGATACCTTCATTACTTCCTGTAATGAAGCTTTGAACACACTTTGAGGGGAAAATAATAACCTTATGTCTTAACACTTCCTTCTTCCTGGAAGGCCCTATCCACCCTGGCAAGGCTCACCGGCCTTGGCATGCTCCCTCCGAGCCTCGTTCAGCCTCCTCTCTGTGTCTGAGAGTTGCTCCCGCAGCCGAGTTTCCACTTCAGCCACCTTTTCTTGCAGGGCTGGGGTGAAAGTGCAGACGGGGCATATCAGCAGGACCTTTGATTCGCagttcccaccccaccctccaagGGAAGCACCCATTTCCCTCTCGACACCTTGCCCGTAGAGTTCCTGCTGCTGGGTCAGCTCCTGCCGCAGACTGGCAGCCTCCTCTGTGCTCTCCTGCTGGCACTGGCGTGCTACCTCCAGCTGCAGCCCCAAGCTAGCCAGGGACTCCTGGGTCTGCTGCAGCTCCTGCTCCAGCTGCTGGGCCACCTTGCTCAGCTGCTGCCGCTCTGCCTCCCCTAAAAGGAGGGGGTGCTGGGTCAGGCCTCTCCCAGCACCCTAGACACTGGGTTTTTCCTCATCCTCTCCACCCTCTGGCAACCAGGTGTACCTTGCTCCCGAGCCCGGCCCACCTCCTGCTGGATGAGGCGGGCACTCAGCTGCAGTTCTGCATCCAGGCGGTTCCGTTCTTCCCGCAGCTGCTGCAACTCAAGGCTCACATCTGTGACCGGTGGTGGTAGGGGACAGCTGAGACGGGGAAGAGAAAGAGTCAGGAGAAATCACCCAGCTGCCTGATCCCAAAGCCCCCATCCCACCTCAGTCCTCATGGTTTTGGGGGTCCCAGCAGCCAATGCCCTAAAGCCCCATCCACCTCAAAGTGCCCAAACTTCACCTCTCCTGGCGCAGCTGAGCAAGGGCAAGCTTTCGAGCAATCAGGCCTGGGAGGGAAAaagcagggagaaaaagagatgaagTTTGCATGGGAGAAAGTGGGGACAGGGAGTAAGGGAAAAAGAGATGCAAGGACTGGTGAAAGGAGGAAGGTGAATGGATGTGGGATCAGAGAGAGCTGGGTCAGGAAGAAGAAAGTCCGagctggtggggtgggggcaggacgTGGCTCGCAGTTGTCCTACGCACCCCGAATGGTGTGGACCTTGCGGACAGCATAGCTGAGTCGGTTGTTGAGGCTGGGAAGCTGGGCGGCAGCCCCTTCCACCTTAGCCATGGTGGTCTCGAGCCAGATCTGAGAGCTGGAGAGGGCACAAGTCACTGATCCTCCATGCCTCCCCTCATTCCCAAAGGACTTGCTGTGCCTTGTATAGACAACTCCCTCTAATCCTGTCCCATTATACAAGTACAGAACGCACAGCTTCCGTCAATTATCTAAAGGACCCTTGCCCCAAGAATGCATTAAATGACTATCTTTTTAAGCAACCTGTTAAGCTTATTTCTCACAACTGTGTTTTGCTCACTATCGTGTATCAAAGAGTAAAGTTATCCTCTCTGGTCAGgggcagtggctcctgcctgtaatcccagcactttgggaggccgaggcgggcggatcacctgaagtcaggaattggagactagcctggccaacacggtgaaactctctctacttaaaaacacaaaaattagccgggcatggtggctcatgcctgtaatcccagctactccagaggctgaggcacgagaatcacttgaacctaggaggtggaggttccagtgagccaagatcgcacccctGCCCTcaagactgggtgacagagcgagactccatctcaaaaaaacaaaagaaaacaaagttatcCTCTCCAAGCCCAGGAGTGTCGATCTAGCACCAGTGACGGGCAGGTCCACATGCTTTACCAGCTGGCTGTGCCAGAAGTAGGACCAACCTGGCTCATGAAAACTGAGCAGCTTAAACAGGCCCCAGGAGGAGGCCAAGGAGTGTCTGGGGCCGGGCTGGGGTTTCCTCAGGAGAGTCCAGGTCTGCACCCACAGAAAAACACATGATGATGAAGGCTTGCAGCTGCATCCCCAGCAGCACAGCAAAGTTCACTTTGATCTGGAAATTGTTCCAGTAGATGCTTCCAACACCTACCACAGCTCTTATTAAAGTCTCCAATTACCTAGAGACAATCTAATAAACCCAGCAACAATCAGAGTTTGGACTGCTTTAAGCCTGGAGGACTTTCGGCAAATGCATCATTACACAGACCATTTCTGTGATCACCTGGTACCAAAGTCAAACCCTGTCCACAGTGCATCTTTCTGTTCTCCTGGAGGTAGGGGGCACCCGCGATGGATTGAACCTGGGTGGTAGGTCATTATAACTAGTTTAATTCCGTGcaagtttgaaatttttcataatttttaaagctaaattaGTCCCTAAGGTACAAACCCAAGAGAAGGAAGTGGTGGGCAAGGACTCATCCTGCATCTTAATTTCGCTAAACCAAAAATTATCTTTATCTAAATTAACCCATCAAGAAGAGCCTCACGATAACAATCAACATTTACAAGCCAGAGACTGTGCTAAGAACTACCtgccggccgggcacggtggctcaagcctgtaatcccagcactttgggaggccgaggcgggcggatcacgaggtcagaagtttgagaccagcctggccaacacagtgaaaccctgtctctactaaaaatacaaaaaagtagccgggtgtggtggtgtgcacctgtaatcccagctactcaggaggctgaggcaggaaaatcgtgtgaacccgggaggcagaggttgcagtgagctgagatcgtgccattgcactccagcctgggtgacagtgcgagactctgtctcaaaaaaaaaagaactacctgcCTTGGGTACCTCAGTGTCTAAGGCTGAGGGGAAGTCATCACCAGCACAAAGAAGCTTTGCTGTTTTCTTAGAGGTTTTTCTGAAGGTCATACAACAATTGTAGGTAATGAAACAACTAGGAAGTTGGTAGGAGAGACAAAGGCTGGCAATTGATTTAGAAGGAAACTAACTGGCTTACATTTTAGATGGAATAGTAAGCAAGTTAAGTATATAATAAGCAAGTAAGTATACAGCTTTAAATAAATagactaggccaggtgcagtggctcacacctataattccagcactttgggaggctgaggtgggtggatcacctgaggtcaggagttcaagaccagcctggccaacatggtgaaaccccgtccctactaaaaatgcaaaaattagccgggcgtagtggagGACACTGGTGgaggatgcctgtaatccagctactcgggaggctgaggcaggagaatcacttgaaccagggaggtgaggttgcagtgggccaagattgcgccattgcactccagcctgggtgacagagcgagactttgtctcaaaataaataaataaatagactaaATTTTTCTCCAGTGAAACGGATTGCCcgtaaaattttagaaaaaaaaaggaagatgaagtGTCTACACTCTCCATCCTTGAACAATACTGCAAGTGAAGATCCTCCCGGGTGCTCTATTTAGCTCAAGCCATTACTAGACTGAACTGCAGGAGGAAGCAAGGCCTCACCTCCAGCCAAACATGCAACGGGAAATTCATAACAAGCAATCAGGTATGAATGCAGAAGGGGCTTCCCCAGGAAAAGAAACGAACACAGGAACATTGATAGAGCTAAATCTGCCCAGCCCTGTAGCCTCCAGTGGCCACTTTCCAGCCCCTCTTGCCTGAGGATCCTCAGCAACAAGGTGCCCAGGAACCTGAGGTAGCAGAAACACTACTCCACCCACCCCTCCATCCCTGATACCTGCTGACAGCATTGACCACAAGCCTCAACTGCTCCTCGGCTGAGGCTGTCTGCTGCTGCCACCAACGCCTGGCCTCCTGAGCACGGCTCAGCTCCAACTGCAGGCCCTGGGGAGGATGCAGCAAAGGACAGGGTCCCTCCCTAAGTCCTGGCTGCAGCCCCGGAACAGGGGCTCCCTTGCCCTCCCCGAGTCTCTAGTAGGCTGACACCAACCTTGGCACCCATACgctccacctccacctctgcGGCTTTGTCCTGCAGGGATCGCTGCAGGATGGCCTGCTCCTGGCTCTGGGATGTCACTTTTTCCTGGAGTGAGGCCacctgggggaggagagagagctgGGCAGGGCCCTCTAGAGCTAAAAGATGAGGGGGGCACTGGAAGCAAAGTGGCAGGTGCAGAGATCTCTGTAAGAATGCCatgcaggggctggggggagggggggcggGCAACGGGGGTGGGTcgcagcacggtggctcacacctgtaatcccagcactttgggaggccgaggcagatggatcacttgaggtcaggggttcaagatcagcctggccaacatggtgaaagcctgtctctactaaaaatacaaaaattagctgagcgtgatggcatgtgcctgtaatcccagctactcgggaggctgaggcaggagaatcacttgaacctgggaggcggaggttgcagtgagctgagatcaggccactgcactccagcctgggtgacaagaacaagactccttctcaaaaaaaaaaaaaaagaaaagaaaagaaaaagaatgaatgccACGCAGGGAGACAGAAGCTTAGGTTCTGAGGATGGAATCTGAGCCCAGTGTTCCATGTTCCACATTCCATGTGCCCACTCGAAGATGGGAATAGCCCTTGACCCACCCCACAAGACCCACCAACTGACCATGCCACTCTCCTCAGATgctgtcacctcctcagagaggctgtCTCTGAGCATCCTACCTGAGGCTGACTCACCCCACAGTCTCTCTGTCAcattatcttttgaatttttcttactactttctttttttttgagaaaagatctcgctttgtcacccaggctagagtgcagtgatgggatcacagttcactgtggcctcgcctcgacctcccagcctcaggtgatcctcccacctcatcctccagagtagctgggactacaggaatgagccactatgcccggctaattttttgtatttttagtagagacgggatttcacatgttgcccaggctggtctcgaactcctgacctccagtgatccacctgcctcggtctcccaaactgttggcattacttgactgggcacggtggctcacacctgtaatcccatcactttgggaggctgaggcaggtgaatcacctgaggtcaggagttcgagaccaaagtGAtcgcattataggtgtgagccactgcacccggcttcaATCTTTCTATCGCACATATAATTACCCAACATTATCTGTTTACTTGCGTGTTCTGTGTCTCTGTTCTAGAATGCAAGCTCCACATTTTAGTTTTGTTCAGGGCTGTGTGCCCAGCATGTGGCAACCACTCAATAAACACTGGTTGAATGGATGCCACCTTCATGGAAGGAGCAAGGTGCTGGGAGGGAATACCGGGAGAAAAGAGAGTGCAGTGACCTGTCCCTTCAGCTGCTTAACAGAGTCACTGTGTTCCAGCTCCTGGGCCTTTAGCTGCACCATGAGGGCAAACACCTTCTCCCGCCAGCGGTTCAGCAGGGACTGGCACTTCCTGGTAAACTCAGGCTCCAGGGAATCTGAAGGTTGAACCTGAGGGAGAAGGAGTGGGAGAAAAGCGTgggctcctgggggaggagaggaaggaggtggcATCTTTGTTTCTCCTCtgtcctgcctgggcaacatgagctaCAGCAAGAGGAGTTCACAGGAAGGAGATCTAAGCAGGTTCTGGGGCACATTGACCCCTCCTGCccacagggagggaggcaggggacaGTAGATGCAGGATGCGGCTGAGGGTGAGGGGTCTGGGGGTTGGGCTGTACCTTCCTGGTCAGCTCCTCCTCCTGCAGGGCGAGGATGTGTGTGAGGCTCTGCACCCGCACCTGCAGCAGCTCCGCGGTGGCATGCAGGCTGTCCCGGTCCTCCTGCAAGTGCTGCGGGCAGAGGAAAGCAGCCCCTCTGTAGGGCCTCCATGCCGCCTTAGGTACCACCTTCTCTCCCGGAGGCTGTGCTCTACACGCTCCTCCAAGGGCCACGCTTGCCTCCCAACCTGATCCCTAAGTCTGCACACAGATACATTCCTGCACCCTCACCTGCATGGTTTCCAGAAGCTTCTGTCGCTCCAGTTCCCATGTCTGGCTGTGGACCTCAGAAGGGACTTGTTCCCCAACATATTTTCTTAGATTCTCAACCAGGGTCACCTGAGCCTCCAAGTCTTCCTGGGTCTTGCTAGGGTTGGGGTGGGAATGGGACAGCCATCAGTGGGGCGCCCTGCAGATCCACCACATCACTAATTGCTGGGCTCCCGTCGGCGTCCGCCCACCTACCTCAGCTGCTTCCGAAGCAGCTCGGCCTCCCTCTGAGCCTCGGCCAGCTCCTTGGCTTCCCCTGCTCTTCTGGTTTCCAGACTACTCAGAGACTTCTCCAAGCCCTCAGCCTTGCTGGTCAAACTGGAAAGAGCCTCCTCGTGAGCCTGTGTCAAAGAGGACAGCTGCGGAAAGAAGAGGGGGCTCAGCAGAGGCTCGACCCCACACGGAGGCCTTCCTTGTTCCCTTCACTCCCACTTTCTGTGACCTTAGAGaatgacccaaccaatcagccaACTGTGCACAGCAAATGGAGAGCTGGCAACTCACTCTCCGCAGCTGCCCCACAACCCATCAGGAGTTCTTGTCCGATCTCCCCCAAAACATATCTTCACCTCTCTGTCTCCGTCTCCACTGCCACCAACCCTCATCTtttgcctgggcaacagcgacCATCTCCTAACTAGTCTTTACAAACCCTCAGTGGCTTCTCACAGCATTCACAACAAAACCCAGGTGTCTCTCCACACCTGCAGGCCAGGGGACCCGGCCTCTGCCTACCTCCTGAGCTCACCCTGGAGGCTCTCCCACTGCTCCCCGCTCCGGCCACGGGGAGTCTGCTGAGAACCAGACAGCGGCCCCTCCTTGCTCCACAGACCCCAGGCAATAGCCCCTCCTCAGGGTGGCTTCACTGGGCCCTCTAATACCGTCCCTCCCCACCCTACTCTGCCCCATCAGCTGTTCACGTCCTCCTGAGCACTTAGCACTGACCATATCTTGCTTATGTGTATGTGTTACTATCTGTCGGACCACACTGGAAGGAAAGCTCCAGGAAAGGAGGAATTTTGTGTCTTTTGCTCATGGCACCTCAAAGGGTTGCAGGGGTGTCAGAGCCACCAAGAGTCATGGGATGGACTGGAAAGGAGGGCAAAGTGCCCACCCTGCTTCCTGGTCTGCCTCCTCTAGCCCTGTCTCCatacaacaataaaattaatttgggggacataaatgacaaaattttttaGACATAAAATACAAATCTAATCATGTTATttccctgcttaaaacctttcaacaggccgggcgcagtggctcattcctgtaattccagcactttgggaggccgaggtgggtggatcacaaggtcaggagatcgagatcatcctggctaacacggtgaaaccccgtctctattaaaatacaaaaaattagctgggcgtggtggcgggcgcctgtagtcccagctactcggaagaatgacatgaacccgggaggcggagcttgcagtgagccaagatcgcgccactgcactccagcctgggcgacagagcgagactccatctcaaaaaaaaaaaaaaaaaacaacctttcaACGGTTGCTTATTActtgaaaaaacaatttttttttgtttgtttttttggagatggagtttcactttgttgcctagactggagtgcaatggcacgatctcagctcactgcaaacgctgcctcccaggttcaagcgattctcctgcctcaccctcccgagtagctgagattacaggcatgagccaccacgcccagctaatttttgtatttttagtagagatgaggttttaccatgttggccaggctggtctcgaactcctgacctcaagtgatccacccgcctcagcttcccaaagtgctaggattacacatgtgagcaaccatgcccagccctaatttcttccataaaatagagatgggggtctcgctttgttgcccaggctggtctcaaactcctgggctcaaatgatccttccaccttggcctcccaaagtgctaggattacaggtatgagccactgtgcccagcctgctcaTTGCTCTTATGGGAAAGTAGCAAGTTCTGAAGTGGCCAAAGCCTTGTGCCCTGGGTCCTGGGCTCTGCAGCACACTCAGTGCCCCTCATCTCTGTGCCCCAGCCTTCTGGCCTCCTGTCCCCGCCTTCACCTGTTGTCCCACCAAGTGTCTTCCAGCTACCACTGGACTTCACACGCCTCTTCACTGGCCAACTCCTATTCAGCACAAACGGTAGCTTGTTGTTTTTttagtctcgctctgctgcccaggctggagtgtgatgtcagctcactgtaacctctgtctcccaggttcaagcaattctcctgcctcagcctcccaagaagctgggggattacaggcgcccacgactatacccggctaatttttgtatttttttgtagagttcttcatgttggccaggttggtctttaactcctggcctcaagtgatccgcccacctcggcctcccaaagtgctgggattacaggcatgagccactgtgcctggcctagcttCTTGTTTCTAAGTTTCTTTCATAAAtctcctttgtccattttctgaTTGGATTGCTGGTCTTTCCCTTACCAATTTCTAGGCACACATTTTATATTAGGGATATTACCCTTTTCTTGTGATCTGAGCTAtaaatatagcttttttttttctttttggctattCCTAATGTTCATGTTATAAAGTCAATGGatcaattttttcctttatggcttCTAGATTTTGGATTTTGACTCACAGGTAGAAAGGCCTTGCCCACTACAAGGTTATAAAGGAATTCTCCCTTGTTTTCTCCcagttccttttttattttttgagacagagtcttgctctgtcgcccaggctggagtgcaatggcacagtctcggctcactgcaacctccactgcccaggttcaagtgattctcctgcctcggcctcccaagtagctgggattacaggtgcgcaccaccatgcctggtgaatttttgtatttttagtagagacagggtttcgccatgttggccaggctggtcttgaactcctgaccttgtgatctgcctgcttcggcctcccaaaatgctgggattacaggcgtgagccactgcgcccagggcTATGGTTTCTTTCCTTGACATGTCAACTGGTTACAGTGGCCTTCCCTGAACCCCAGACTAAGTTAGTGCTTTCTAGTCCTTCTCCTTCAAGGCATTCCTCCTGATTGCAATTAATTATGATTAAATTAAATGTGGATGTGTATATCCCCCACGAGGCTGTCAGTTCCATCCACGAAGGCAGGACTCAGGCTAATTTGGTCACTGAGTCTTAGAGATGGCAGAGTAAGTACTGAGTTTGAGGACTGAATAATCTCTCTCTCCCAGTCCACCATAGCCCCCTTATACCccccttcctcactgccctccACAATACCCCTGATGAATTGGTACCTGGAGTAAAGTAGGGAGGCAAACTATTTCCTACTAGAAAGGGAAGCAGGGCTTCAAGTGGTGGGAGGCCACCTGAGTCTTGGGGGAAAAGTGCAACCTGAATTAAGATAAAAGTACCCAAATTCTCCATCTTTCTAGCCCATGTGTGTTTATTTTCACCAAAGGTCTCATCACTCTACTACTCACTACTCATGGAGGGTCTTTTCTGCAATACCTGTTCTTTGCTTGGAAGCTACTGCCCAGCTCTCCGTTATGAATTTGAATCCTTTCTACCCCTGCATTCACCTGCTCTTGGTGCAGCCTCTGAACCTCTTCCAGCTCCCGCTGCCTCCCCTCTTCCAAGTTCTTCCGGACAACCTCAGCCCCAGCCAAAGCAGCACGCAGGCCCTCAGCCTCAGCTCGGCCGGCCTTCTCCGCCCGTGCCAGAGCCTCTAGCTCCATGGCCTGGGCCTCTAGCCTCATCTTCTGCTGCAGCGAGGTCTCCCGCAGGAGCCAGACCTCCTCCTCCAGCCACCGCAGCTCTTGCAGCTGCCGAACGATCACCTCAGCCTGCTGGCTCAGGGCCTGTGACCCCTCCAGCCCCCAGGACCTTCAAAGACAGGTTAGTGCAGGTGAGACTTGTCTCCAGTGCTGGAAGGATAGTTGAGGGCATAAACAtagccaggagaaggaaaagaggacCCCTCTGCTTCCGTGTGGGGAGGTGAAGGGGGTGCTGAAGCTGGGGTATGGGGATGTCTGCATTGACATCATCATCATTCATCAAAGCCCTATTGAGCATGTTGAGTCCAGTGCCTGGACTCACAGGACCTAAAGTCTGGCTGAGATCGTGGAACATGATCTCCCTAGAGAGAGCTACATACAGGAGGATTCAACATCAAATGTGTATATCATTAGGCCacacattctttttgttttttggtggtttttttgtcttatttatttttttatttttaggccaCACATTTTAAGTGGAAAGGTTGGAAGAACACACAGGGACTTCTCAATTCTAATTTAAGGGCAAGAAGTTTGAGGGAGGAATGGGCATAGAGAGGTCGTAAGCTTCCAGTATCAATATGGTGAGGCCAGGTGCTAGTTAAAAGGcatttattggctgggcgcggtggctcatgcctgtaatcccagcactttgggaggccgaggcgggcggatcacgaggtcaggagatcgagatcatcctggttaacacggtgaaaccccatctctactaaaaatataaaaaactagctgggcgtggtggcaggtgcctgtagtcccagctgcttgggaggctgaggcaggagaatggcgtcaacctgggaggcggagcttgcagtgagccaagatctccccagtgcactccagcctgggcgacagagtgagactccatctcaaaaaaaaaaaaaaaaaaaaggcatttattgAGTGTTAGGTATACTTTATGAGGAGTCTGAGAGAACAGTACATAAATAACACAGTGCCAGCCTTTAGAGAAATCGTCTACCAATGTCACGTGAAGTTTAATCCAGCTTGGAACATGGCTCCTGAGGCAGCTCTCTGAGACCCAGGACTATAAgagattgttgttgttgtcgtttttagagacagggtatcactgtgtcacccaggcctcaatgcagtggctggatcataggtcactgcagtcttcaacttctgagctcaaggggtcctaccaccttagcctcctgagtagctaggactacaaatgcatgccaccacagccagctaattattttctgtggagacggagtctcgctttgttgcccacgctggtcatgaactcctgggctcaagtgatcctcctgcctcagctcccaaagtgctaggattataggtgtgagccgccatatCTGGctcgctctttctttctttctttagtagCAGCGATCTGTAGGCTAGggaaattaagtgacttgccaaaTGTCCTCTAGCTGGTAGCCAAACTAGAAATagagtctctgtctcctgacACCCAGTCTAGTATTCCTTCTTCATCATGCTGCTTCTTCTAATGTAATCCTATTCTGGAGCAAAATGGCAGAATGATATCCCAGTACATCTGGGAAAAGACACATGAAACAAGAATAAGAATGTTTACAGATAATACGACAGCATGGCCAGCTCCCACAGCATGTCCTCTGTAAAGGCTTTCTTCCATCAGAATGAACCCACACTGCCACAGTGCTGGGTCTCTACCTCTAGTTTGCACTTCTTCATCTTGCCTCATACCATGCTTTACCATCAGCTGGTGGTCAATCTATCTCCCCTCTTAGGATTTTAGATTCCTTATTAATTACAAATTTAAGTCAGGATTTGTCTTATTCACTATTGTTATCCTCATCCCTAGCACTTAGCACACTGCTTTATTATTTATGCACTGTAGGAACTAATTGCTTACATAAAAATGAGTACGTTCTGGAAACTAGGGCCGAAATAGGGTAAGGAGTTTATTCCAGTGAGGAAGGGTCACTAGCAAGCAAGCCTGAGAAAACGGCGTGGATGGATCCCTACCTGCCTCTCCGCCCTGGCTCCTGCCTGTCACTGGAAACATCCCGTTCCCACATGGTCACTTGAGGTCTCTGGGTGTCTAGCCGCCTCTCTGAGACATCTTGATGGCCTGGGGGTTGGACCAGGGGAATGTCTGAGAGCCAGGTGGGAGCCATTCTTGGCAGAGTTGAAAGGGGCCGAGCTTGAAAGTGGGAGGGGGGAATCAGCCCAGTGGAACCTGAagaattacaaaaacaaagatgGTCAGTTTCCCAGGCAGAGACAACCACCACTCCCCTTGTCTGGTCCCACTGACCTGAAGGTGGAAACATCTCCACATTATTTGAAGGCTCTAGATTCTGTCTTCAGCCATCTATGTTCCCCTGGACAAGAGGAGAAACAAAGACACTCCAATTCAATTTTCAGGCCACCTTCCAAAGAGAAAGCCCCTACAATAACAAAGTCATAATCCTTGAATTATAGCCAGGTCCACCCGATGCTTAGCTCTTTTCCTACTTCCCCAAAGTAGGAGATACCCCAAATTCACTTGCTTGTCTCAACCTGGTTCCTCATGGAACCCAAGCAACTAACTATCAAGTGGAGAGAATTTACTGAAAGAGACAGACTGAGAGGGGCTCTGAGGCTTTACTCATACTTTCAGGATTCTGGGCAGTGCCTTTACCCTCCTCCTTAAGTTTCTATGGTCCCTGCTGCTCCTGGCCAGAGGTGAGAAAGGAGGTACACAGTGCAGGGGTCTTGAGCGCCATCTCCAGAGTTCTCTCCATGGCTCAGCAAGGCCTGAGGGAAGCCCATCCAGACACCAGCAGGCCATGACTCTTGGGTCCTTCC includes:
- the CCHCR1 gene encoding coiled-coil alpha-helical rod protein 1 isoform 7 (isoform 7 is encoded by transcript variant 10; The RefSeq protein has 6 substitutions compared to this genomic sequence), producing the protein MFPPSGHQDVSERRLDTQRPQVTMWERDVSSDRQEPGRRGRSWGLEGSQALSQQAEVIVRQLQELRRLEEEVRLLRETSLQQKMRLEAQAMELEALARAEKAGRAEAEGLRAALAGAEVVRKNLEEGSQRELEEVQRLHQEQLSSLTQAHEEALSSLTSKAEGLEKSLSSLETRRAGEAKELAEAQREAELLRKQLSKTQEDLEAQVTLVENLRKYVGEQVPSEVHSQTWELERQKLLETMQHLQEDRDSLHATAELLQVRVQSLTHILALQEEELTRKVQPSDSLEPEFTRKCQSLLNRWREKVFALMVQLKAQELEHSDSVKQLKGQVASLQEKVTSQSQEQAILQRSLQDKAAEVEVERMGAKGLQLELSRAQEARRRWQQQTASAEEQLRLVVNAVSSSQIWLETTMAKVEGAAAQLPSLNNRLSYAVRKVHTIRGLIARKLALAQLRQESCPLPPPVTDVSLELQQLREERNRLDAELQLSARLIQQEVGRAREQGEAERQQLSKVAQQLEQELQQTQESLASLGLQLEVARQGQQESTEEAASLRQELTQQQELYGQALQEKVAEVETRLREQLSDTERRLNEARREHAKAVVSLRQIQRRAAQEKERSQELRRLQEEARKEEGQRLARRLQELERDKNLMLATLQQEGLLSRYKQQRLLTVLPSLLDKKKSVVSSPRPPECSASAPVAAAVPTRESIKGSLSVLLDDLQDLSEAISKEEAVCQGDNLDRCSSSNPQMSS
- the CCHCR1 gene encoding coiled-coil alpha-helical rod protein 1 isoform 2 (isoform 2 is encoded by transcript variant 2; The RefSeq protein has 7 substitutions compared to this genomic sequence), coding for MWPHSAGARPWASTLTGKDPRVMACWCLDGLPSGLAEPWRELWRWRSRPLHCVPPFSPLARSSRDHRNLRRRGNIDGWRQNLEPSNNVEMFPPSGHQDVSERRLDTQRPQVTMWERDVSSDRQEPGRRGRSWGLEGSQALSQQAEVIVRQLQELRRLEEEVRLLRETSLQQKMRLEAQAMELEALARAEKAGRAEAEGLRAALAGAEVVRKNLEEGSQRELEEVQRLHQEQLSSLTQAHEEALSSLTSKAEGLEKSLSSLETRRAGEAKELAEAQREAELLRKQLSKTQEDLEAQVTLVENLRKYVGEQVPSEVHSQTWELERQKLLETMQHLQEDRDSLHATAELLQVRVQSLTHILALQEEELTRKVQPSDSLEPEFTRKCQSLLNRWREKVFALMVQLKAQELEHSDSVKQLKGQVASLQEKVTSQSQEQAILQRSLQDKAAEVEVERMGAKGLQLELSRAQEARRRWQQQTASAEEQLRLVVNAVSSSQIWLETTMAKVEGAAAQLPSLNNRLSYAVRKVHTIRGLIARKLALAQLRQESCPLPPPVTDVSLELQQLREERNRLDAELQLSARLIQQEVGRAREQGEAERQQLSKVAQQLEQELQQTQESLASLGLQLEVARQGQQESTEEAASLRQELTQQQELYGQALQEKVAEVETRLREQLSDTERRLNEARREHAKAVVSLRQIQRRAAQEKERSQELRRLQEEARKEEGQRLARRLQELERDKNLMLATLQQEGLLSRYKQQRLLTVLPSLLDKKKSVVSSPRPPECSASAPVAAAVPTRESIKGSLSVLLDDLQDLSEAISKEEAVCQGDNLDRCSSSNPQMSS